The proteins below are encoded in one region of bacterium:
- a CDS encoding tetratricopeptide repeat protein has protein sequence MAALGILPVLVLLLGSQTGETAYELYSIGNDLELAGNAKQAIEYYARALAIDPGATEIYLTLANTYYKIQHYDDGIQWAERALPFNGETDKIYILIGTGYIGKGDYKKALEAYQNASLAKPDDIELKAAIATLYEVNGDPVKARRVLSDIPDEQKTADVYNQLAEIAGRQKDHTGAVDFYRLAYGADSMDITALVGVGTGFDLLGIKDSSIYYYEKAVSRETLLTVRKRLIDLYADTEQYEKLIAAARLLLQIDPGETSVRRNLGYALFKTGLATEALKEFLLTSRLEPDDTYSRFYVARIYLEQGKYLEAKNEVLTALGINSDFIELWVYLGFIAMDLKEYGLASDAFNEAAHRGGDLVQIYYLQGVIAEMQNMEIEAYFDYQKSLAIDPRTIPAREALANLCDRMGRKNEAFDHFRKIIEIDSASAVALNYVGYTYAERAESLACALELIEKALSFEPDNGYYLDSRGWVYFQMQQYDSALVDIERAVLLVEDAVILAHLGDVHLRLGNIDKAREAYQKALNDDPGNKILLRKLRQVQ, from the coding sequence ATGGCTGCTCTCGGCATTCTTCCAGTTCTAGTTCTTCTCCTCGGCTCGCAGACCGGGGAAACGGCCTATGAGCTTTACAGCATCGGCAATGATCTCGAGCTTGCCGGGAATGCAAAGCAGGCGATCGAATATTACGCAAGAGCGCTGGCGATCGATCCCGGAGCGACCGAGATCTACCTTACGCTTGCCAATACTTATTACAAGATCCAGCATTACGACGACGGTATCCAATGGGCAGAGCGAGCCTTGCCCTTCAATGGCGAAACGGACAAGATCTATATACTCATCGGCACCGGGTATATCGGAAAGGGTGATTATAAAAAAGCCCTTGAGGCATATCAAAATGCGTCTTTGGCGAAACCCGATGACATCGAGTTGAAAGCGGCGATCGCCACACTTTACGAAGTCAACGGCGATCCGGTCAAGGCGCGCCGGGTGCTTTCCGACATTCCCGATGAACAAAAGACAGCCGATGTATACAATCAGCTCGCGGAGATAGCCGGGCGGCAGAAGGATCACACCGGCGCGGTCGATTTCTACCGGCTGGCATACGGCGCTGACAGCATGGATATAACAGCCCTGGTCGGAGTGGGCACGGGCTTTGACCTGCTCGGGATCAAGGACTCGAGCATTTATTACTACGAAAAAGCCGTCAGTCGCGAGACCCTGCTCACGGTCAGGAAAAGACTCATCGACCTGTATGCCGATACTGAGCAGTATGAAAAACTGATTGCCGCGGCCCGCTTGTTGCTCCAGATCGATCCGGGCGAGACCTCGGTGCGCAGGAACCTGGGCTACGCGCTGTTCAAAACCGGCCTGGCCACCGAAGCCCTGAAAGAATTTCTGTTGACCTCCCGGCTGGAACCGGACGACACGTACTCGCGGTTCTACGTAGCGCGCATCTATCTGGAACAGGGCAAATACCTGGAGGCCAAAAACGAAGTATTGACAGCGCTCGGTATCAATTCTGACTTCATAGAACTATGGGTGTACCTGGGATTTATTGCCATGGACCTGAAGGAATACGGGCTGGCATCCGATGCTTTCAACGAAGCCGCCCACCGCGGCGGCGATCTTGTCCAGATCTACTACCTTCAAGGCGTTATCGCCGAAATGCAAAATATGGAGATCGAAGCTTATTTCGATTACCAGAAGTCGCTGGCTATCGATCCCCGTACGATCCCGGCGCGGGAAGCGCTTGCCAACCTTTGCGACCGCATGGGGCGCAAAAATGAGGCGTTCGATCATTTCCGGAAGATCATCGAGATCGATTCCGCCAGCGCGGTAGCGCTCAACTACGTCGGCTATACATACGCTGAACGCGCGGAAAGCCTGGCTTGCGCTCTTGAGCTCATAGAAAAAGCGCTGTCGTTCGAACCGGATAACGGTTACTACCTCGACTCCCGCGGGTGGGTCTATTTCCAGATGCAACAATACGACTCGGCCCTGGTCGATATCGAAAGGGCCGTATTGCTGGTCGAAGACGCCGTCATTTTGGCGCATCTCGGTGACGTGCACCTTCGGCTGGGCAATATCGATAAAGCCAGGGAAGCTTATCAAAAAGCCCTCAATGACGATCCCGGCAATAAGATCTTGTTGCGGAAACTGCGTCAGGTGCAATGA
- the rimO gene encoding 30S ribosomal protein S12 methylthiotransferase RimO gives MTSSSSRSRLHNPKPTRTGPGRVHFISLGCAKNLVDSERLIGAMGKCGAVMAPRPADADTIIINTCGFIQPAVDETEQEIARALRHGGKSVYVYGCAVNRFAGALKKKFPEVTGWFSIEKKNDLLRSLASDTEESNVRCLTTRGYAYLKIADGCSNRCSYCTIPAIKGPFRSVPSETIVREARELVRLGANELILIGQDTTRYGLDLYGKPMLPELLAALSRIKQVRWLRIMYAHPASINNAVIDAIANNPRICKYLDLPIQHISDRVLRSMNRGVTRRQIETLLTRLERIKNIALRTTVMTGYPGETDKEFEELHAFLSLGHFDYVGVFPYCRESGTQASRLCQVLNDVIQTRYRRLLRLQQKLLTAANKRRLHMTWPVLVHDRDGNYIGHAEFNAPDVDSRILCRSKKMAFGRFYQLKLTALKGTDLYGRASKGNKA, from the coding sequence TTGACCAGTAGCTCAAGCCGCAGCAGACTCCACAATCCAAAACCGACTAGAACCGGACCCGGCCGGGTCCATTTCATTTCTCTGGGTTGCGCGAAGAATCTGGTGGATTCAGAACGGCTGATCGGCGCCATGGGTAAGTGCGGCGCGGTCATGGCGCCGCGCCCGGCGGATGCGGACACGATCATCATCAACACCTGCGGTTTTATCCAGCCTGCGGTCGATGAGACCGAACAGGAGATCGCGCGCGCGCTGCGCCACGGGGGTAAAAGCGTTTACGTATACGGCTGCGCGGTGAACCGTTTTGCCGGCGCGCTTAAAAAGAAATTTCCAGAAGTGACCGGGTGGTTTTCGATCGAGAAGAAAAACGATTTGCTCAGAAGCCTGGCGTCGGATACCGAAGAATCAAACGTCCGCTGTCTGACCACGCGGGGGTATGCATACCTGAAGATCGCCGATGGATGTTCCAACCGCTGTTCATACTGCACCATCCCCGCGATCAAAGGCCCATTTCGCAGCGTTCCGAGCGAAACGATCGTCCGTGAAGCTCGCGAGCTTGTCCGGCTGGGAGCGAACGAACTGATCCTGATCGGACAGGACACGACGCGCTACGGACTGGACCTGTACGGCAAACCCATGCTGCCGGAGCTCCTGGCCGCGCTTTCCAGGATCAAGCAGGTCAGATGGCTCAGGATCATGTACGCGCATCCAGCATCCATAAATAATGCGGTGATCGATGCCATCGCGAATAATCCTAGGATCTGCAAATATCTTGACTTGCCTATCCAGCACATCAGCGACCGCGTTCTGAGATCAATGAACCGCGGCGTCACCCGGCGTCAGATCGAAACTCTGTTGACGCGTCTTGAACGGATAAAAAATATCGCGCTGCGCACTACGGTCATGACCGGGTACCCCGGCGAGACCGATAAAGAATTTGAAGAACTCCACGCCTTTTTGAGCCTTGGGCATTTCGACTATGTCGGCGTTTTCCCGTATTGCCGTGAGAGTGGAACGCAAGCCTCGCGGCTGTGCCAAGTTCTAAATGATGTGATCCAAACCCGATATCGCAGGCTTTTGCGGCTCCAGCAGAAATTGCTGACCGCGGCAAACAAGCGCCGGCTTCACATGACCTGGCCGGTGCTGGTACACGACCGGGACGGGAATTACATCGGCCACGCTGAATTCAACGCTCCGGACGTTGACAGCCGGATATTGTGCAGGTCCAAAAAAATGGCATTTGGCAGATTTTACCAGCTGAAACTGACCGCTTTAAAGGGGACAGACCTTTATGGCCGGGCATCCAAAGGCAACAAGGCCTGA
- a CDS encoding tryptophanase: MKKVSVPSKNPASRHNDQQPFVMEPYRVKVIEPLSFLTRAQRVKIIKKAGFNTFLVPAQSVLIDLISDSGTGAMSSAQWARMFEAREDFSGQTSSADFIKTAREITRLPNIQIVHQGRVAENILFRALLKSGEMVLSNTHFETTRGNIETMGCSACDLLKPEPPFYGNFDIERARRMIKKTQKVRAVIMTITNNINGGQAVAYDNIKDTAALARKHGLYLILDACRFADNAFLNKEYERRPESILRLCQQTFGLCDIAYMSNKKDALTNIGGFIGTRDHRLFSRIQHEIIKQESYPSSGGMAARDIAAMRNGLLEAVNEDFIRSHIASLRYFADRLRNHRVRIFEPVGGHGIVVRPKGAAKYAAFALAAKVFTETGIRGGVFNCEFRLALPRRVYTTRHLEYAANAIAGVYHKDLPVLKCTCEPPHFFNFFARFTLS; this comes from the coding sequence ATGAAAAAAGTCAGCGTGCCGTCAAAGAATCCGGCTTCCCGACACAATGACCAGCAGCCGTTCGTAATGGAGCCGTATCGTGTCAAGGTCATAGAACCGCTGTCCTTTCTGACCAGAGCACAGCGCGTCAAGATCATCAAAAAAGCCGGATTCAATACATTCCTGGTCCCGGCTCAGTCGGTATTGATCGACCTCATCTCGGATTCCGGGACCGGCGCCATGAGTTCTGCGCAATGGGCGCGAATGTTCGAGGCCCGCGAGGATTTCTCTGGCCAGACCTCAAGCGCGGATTTTATCAAAACCGCCCGGGAAATTACCCGCCTGCCTAATATCCAGATCGTTCATCAGGGACGGGTTGCCGAAAACATTTTGTTCAGGGCTTTGCTGAAAAGCGGCGAAATGGTCCTGTCAAACACGCATTTTGAGACCACCAGAGGGAACATTGAAACTATGGGGTGCTCGGCGTGCGACCTTCTAAAGCCGGAGCCGCCGTTTTACGGCAATTTCGATATCGAACGCGCTCGGCGCATGATCAAGAAAACTCAAAAGGTCAGGGCGGTGATCATGACCATAACTAATAATATAAACGGCGGGCAGGCTGTGGCGTACGACAACATCAAAGACACGGCCGCGCTGGCGCGCAAACACGGTTTGTATCTCATTCTCGACGCCTGCCGGTTCGCTGACAACGCTTTCTTGAACAAGGAATACGAGCGCAGGCCGGAAAGCATCCTGCGCCTTTGCCAGCAGACTTTCGGACTATGCGATATCGCATACATGAGCAATAAAAAAGACGCGCTTACCAACATCGGCGGGTTCATCGGCACCCGCGACCACAGGCTCTTCAGCCGCATCCAGCACGAGATCATCAAGCAGGAATCATATCCGAGTTCAGGCGGTATGGCCGCGCGTGACATCGCGGCAATGCGGAACGGTCTATTGGAAGCGGTGAATGAAGACTTTATCCGCAGCCATATCGCGAGCCTGCGCTATTTTGCGGACCGTCTTCGTAATCACCGCGTCAGGATCTTCGAGCCGGTCGGTGGTCACGGTATCGTGGTCCGCCCTAAGGGCGCGGCGAAGTACGCGGCTTTCGCGCTGGCGGCAAAAGTCTTCACCGAAACCGGTATCCGCGGCGGCGTCTTCAACTGTGAATTCCGGCTCGCCTTGCCTCGCCGGGTCTACACGACGCGTCACCTTGAATACGCGGCAAATGCGATCGCCGGTGTATATCACAAGGATTTGCCGGTCCTTAAGTGCACCTGTGAACCACCTCATTTCTTTAACTTTTTTGCCCGATTTACGCTATCGTAG
- a CDS encoding ATP-dependent Clp protease ATP-binding subunit gives MRKILHIAREEALRFRHNFIGTEHLLLSMIKEGEGVGAMVLINLGIELNELHKSIETSMGVGVSSKMDVTLGNEAKVCLNYAMEEAKNFGHSYVGTEHLLLGIIRTEGSLGTQILESIGIDYETAKNEIIQLLRPEGVAAGKSKAKNRGSALELFSRDLTQMARDGKLDPIIGREKEIERVIQILSRRKKNNPVLIGEAGVGKTAIVEGLAQDIIAQNVPDSLYDKRVIALDMASIVAGTKYRGQFEERLKAVITEVTKNKDIIIFIDELHTIVGAGAAEGAIDASNMLKPALARGELQCIGATTLEDYRRYIEKNGALERRFQPIIVNPPTVQETIGILHGLKKNYEDHHHVTYSEESLQAAAYLSDRYITDRFLPDKAIDVIDEAGAKVKLSKVIKDPKILELEAKLKEIKENKERMVIEQKYEEAAELHKEEQKILEQLKKKETVLSPTRPAVVEEDIAFVVSRWTGIPVSKIEEKESKRLLKMEDELRKKIVGQDTAIAAIAKAVRRSRAGVKDPRRPIGSFIFLGPTGVGKTELARRLAEFLFDDINSLIALDMSEYMEKFNVSRLIGAPPGYVGYEEGGQLTEKVKRKPYSVVLFDEVEKAHPDVFNILLQILEDGQLTDSYGRKIDFKNTVIIMTSNIGTAEIQRNDGIGFTKIDNALSHEKMSDRLMEEVRKLFSPEFLNRIDEIIVFRQLSKQDMIKIVDILISEVEERLHEKKMILELDESSRELLVEEGFNPQYGARPIKRTIRRLIEDPLSEEILKGNIKDGRHIKLVRVGDRLEFKTK, from the coding sequence GTGAGAAAAATCTTACACATTGCCCGCGAAGAGGCTCTGCGATTCAGGCATAATTTCATCGGTACTGAGCACCTTCTTCTGTCCATGATCAAGGAAGGAGAGGGCGTCGGGGCGATGGTTCTGATAAATTTGGGGATCGAACTGAATGAACTGCATAAAAGCATCGAAACTTCCATGGGCGTGGGCGTCAGTTCAAAGATGGACGTCACCCTTGGCAATGAAGCCAAGGTGTGCCTTAATTACGCCATGGAAGAAGCTAAAAATTTTGGTCATTCCTACGTTGGTACCGAGCACCTGCTCCTGGGAATCATCAGGACCGAAGGCAGCCTGGGAACGCAGATACTGGAATCGATCGGCATTGATTACGAAACCGCCAAGAACGAAATAATCCAGCTGCTCAGGCCAGAAGGGGTTGCCGCCGGCAAGAGCAAAGCCAAGAACCGCGGTTCTGCCCTTGAACTTTTTTCGCGCGACCTGACCCAGATGGCGAGGGATGGCAAACTTGACCCCATCATCGGCCGGGAAAAGGAGATCGAACGCGTGATCCAAATCCTGTCGCGCCGCAAGAAAAACAACCCGGTGCTGATCGGGGAAGCCGGCGTCGGCAAGACCGCGATCGTCGAGGGACTGGCGCAAGATATCATCGCGCAGAATGTTCCCGATTCGCTCTATGATAAACGGGTCATCGCCCTCGACATGGCATCGATCGTCGCCGGAACAAAATACCGGGGGCAGTTCGAAGAGCGCCTTAAAGCGGTCATCACCGAAGTGACCAAGAACAAAGATATCATTATTTTTATCGATGAGCTCCATACGATCGTCGGGGCTGGAGCTGCGGAAGGTGCCATCGACGCTTCCAACATGCTGAAGCCGGCACTGGCGCGCGGCGAGCTCCAATGCATCGGGGCGACCACGCTTGAGGATTATCGCCGCTATATTGAAAAGAACGGCGCACTGGAACGCCGGTTCCAGCCCATTATCGTCAATCCTCCGACCGTGCAGGAAACGATCGGCATTCTGCATGGTCTAAAAAAGAATTATGAAGACCATCATCACGTGACCTACAGCGAGGAGTCTTTGCAGGCCGCTGCGTACCTCTCGGACCGGTATATCACGGACCGGTTCCTGCCGGACAAGGCGATCGACGTCATCGACGAAGCCGGCGCAAAGGTCAAACTGTCCAAGGTTATCAAGGATCCAAAAATTCTGGAACTGGAAGCAAAACTCAAAGAGATCAAAGAGAACAAAGAGCGCATGGTCATCGAACAGAAGTACGAAGAAGCCGCCGAACTGCATAAAGAAGAACAAAAAATACTGGAACAATTAAAGAAAAAAGAAACTGTCCTGTCCCCCACGCGTCCGGCGGTCGTCGAGGAAGACATCGCGTTCGTCGTTTCGCGGTGGACCGGCATCCCGGTCTCCAAGATCGAAGAGAAAGAATCCAAACGCCTGCTCAAGATGGAAGATGAACTCAGGAAAAAGATCGTAGGACAGGACACGGCGATCGCGGCCATCGCCAAAGCGGTAAGACGCAGCCGCGCCGGGGTGAAAGACCCGAGGAGACCGATCGGTTCATTTATTTTCCTGGGTCCTACCGGCGTTGGAAAAACAGAACTGGCGCGCCGGCTGGCCGAATTTCTGTTCGACGATATCAACTCTCTGATCGCCCTTGACATGTCCGAATACATGGAAAAATTCAACGTCTCCCGCCTGATCGGCGCACCGCCGGGGTACGTGGGCTATGAAGAAGGCGGCCAGCTCACCGAAAAGGTGAAGCGCAAGCCTTATTCGGTCGTGCTGTTCGATGAAGTGGAAAAGGCGCATCCCGATGTCTTCAACATCCTGCTCCAGATCCTCGAAGACGGACAGTTGACCGATTCATACGGACGAAAAATTGACTTCAAGAACACCGTGATAATCATGACCTCGAACATCGGCACGGCCGAGATCCAGCGGAATGACGGCATTGGTTTTACCAAAATCGACAATGCCCTGTCCCACGAAAAAATGAGCGACCGCCTCATGGAAGAGGTCAGAAAACTTTTCTCGCCTGAATTTTTAAACCGGATCGACGAGATCATCGTCTTCCGCCAGCTCAGCAAGCAGGATATGATAAAGATCGTTGACATCCTCATCTCCGAGGTTGAAGAACGGCTGCACGAGAAGAAAATGATCCTGGAGCTCGATGAGTCAAGCAGGGAACTGCTCGTGGAAGAGGGATTTAACCCGCAGTACGGCGCGCGTCCCATCAAGAGAACTATCCGCCGCCTCATCGAAGACCCGCTTTCCGAAGAGATCTTGAAAGGCAATATCAAGGACGGCCGTCACATAAAACTGGTCCGGGTCGGGGACCGATTAGAGTTCAAGACAAAGTGA
- the lolA gene encoding outer membrane lipoprotein chaperone LolA, whose product MNTIISGIKCLAISGLVLLSAYAQTMDEVIAKTVKRYDNLKTFQTEFTQTLCDEAAGMCSIYEGKLSFLKPNFFRMEIEKPAQVYVGDSVSLWIYMPDKKKAIRQAIGQIPFAINPNMFLEDYQEHFNAEFASADDGYEITLKPREETEIYSMITLLIDKKKYDIMMISIIDGAGTENKFVFSNTRINKNISRDVFLFQPPEGTEIIDQ is encoded by the coding sequence ATGAACACAATAATATCAGGTATTAAATGCCTGGCTATTTCCGGATTAGTCTTGCTGTCGGCTTACGCCCAGACCATGGATGAAGTGATCGCAAAAACAGTAAAAAGATACGATAATCTAAAAACTTTTCAGACCGAATTCACGCAGACCCTATGCGATGAAGCGGCCGGGATGTGCAGCATTTACGAAGGTAAGCTGTCTTTTCTGAAACCCAACTTTTTCCGCATGGAAATCGAGAAACCGGCGCAAGTTTATGTCGGCGACAGCGTTTCGCTATGGATCTACATGCCGGACAAAAAAAAGGCGATCCGCCAGGCCATTGGCCAGATACCATTCGCGATCAATCCCAACATGTTCCTGGAAGACTACCAGGAACACTTCAATGCGGAGTTTGCCAGCGCCGATGACGGCTATGAAATAACGCTGAAACCCAGGGAAGAGACCGAAATATACTCCATGATCACCCTGCTTATCGATAAGAAAAAATACGATATCATGATGATATCCATCATCGATGGCGCGGGGACCGAGAACAAGTTCGTCTTCAGTAACACGCGCATCAACAAGAATATTTCCCGCGACGTCTTCCTTTTCCAACCGCCTGAAGGAACCGAGATAATTGACCAGTAG